A genomic stretch from Primulina huaijiensis isolate GDHJ02 chromosome 14, ASM1229523v2, whole genome shotgun sequence includes:
- the LOC140957929 gene encoding uncharacterized protein: MPLAIAFIQKSEPESWANALFRGNRWGVINNNIAECWNNWVKPARYLPVVSMVDHIRVQIMNMMHRRREATLGMVKELSPAKEKTVLSTYIESRTLRVHRSCGWKFEVVDCDKTCAVDLNEWTCSCRAWQIHMLPCKHASAAIESKSMSVYAFCDKFFKTDMYRQTYKGIINPMPTFYMYEFNGDEGYVINAPDVRSQPGRRKTQRIPSQIQSRLSKCSHCRVRGHNRRSCKEAIN; this comes from the coding sequence ATGCCACTTGCAATAGCATTTATTCAGAAGTCTGAGCCTGAAAGTTGGGCTAATGCTTTGTTTCGTGGAAATCGTTGGGGTGTTATAAATAATAACATCGCTGAATGTTGGAATAATTGGGTTAAACCAGCTCGTTATCTCCCTGTTGTTTCTATGGTTGACCATATACGTGTGCAAATAATGAATATGATGCACCGACGACGCGAAGCAACATTAGGCATGGTGAAAGAATTAAGCCCAGCAAAGGAAAAGACTGTTCTGAGCACATACATTGAATCTCGCACATTGAGAGTGCACCGTTCATGTGGTTGGAAGTTTGAAGTAGTTGATTGTGATAAAACATGTGCTGTTGATTTGAATGAATGGACTTGTTCATGTAGAGCCTGGCAGATCCATATGCTCCCTTGCAAACATGCTTCTGCTgccatagaatcgaagtcaatGTCGGTATACGCCTTCTgtgataaatttttcaaaactgaTATGTATCGTCAAACATACAAGGGCATTATTAATCCCATGCCGACATTTTACATGTATGAGTTTAATGGCGATGAAGGATATGTAATCAATGCTCCCGATGTGCGTAGTCAGCCAGGGCGTAGAAAGACTCAAAGAATACCATCCCAAATTCAATCACGTCTGTCAAAGTGTAGTCATTGTCGTGTACGAGGACACAACCGAAGAAGCTGCAAAGAAGCTATAAACTAG